Below is a window of Thermodesulfomicrobium sp. WS DNA.
GCTCTATGCTGGGACCGCGAGCGTGGAGATCGTTTCCCACAGCACGGATGAGGAAGGCCACGGCCTCGGGAAGCGACTGGCCGGGGAAGCGCTCCGCCACCGCCCGGAAGGTTTCCGTCGCTCCTTCGTAGCGGAGCACCGTTTCGCGGTAGAAATCACGGAGCTCTCCCGTTTCCCCCAATCCTCGCGAAGCATACTCGCTGGCGGCGGTGGAGACGTTGCGTCCCGCCCGGATGGAGGGGCCGGATTGCGCTTCCAGTGCCGCCTTTGCTTCACGCGCAAGAGCCTGGAGTTCGGCGTTTTCTCCGGAGGACTCCTCCAGAAGTTCCAAGGCCAGGTGTTGGTGGCTGACCTCTTTGAAGACCTCCCGGAGGGAATCCATGAGTTCGCGAGAGGACATGGGAGGGTTCTGGCCTATGCGCCGAAGCCAAGTCGCGAGCTTGTCCTTGTCGAGGTCGGGCACCATGGCCTGGAGTTTGGCGATCTTTTGGATAAGTTCCGACGGCCGCTCCTTCTCCACGCGCCGCTCCTCCACCTTCTTTTCCACCGTCTCCGCCGCCTCGAAGGTAAGCTCTTCCGCGGCGTCGGCGATGAGGGAGAGGGCATCTGCCACCACTGTCACCTGCCGCCCCTCGAAGACCCCTTCCTTTGGAAGGCTCTCTCCCACGTCCCCTTTGGGGATGTCGCCGGGAAGACGCCCCTCCGTGACGATACGCTCTACCATCTTTTTCCTCCCTTCTCCTTGTGGCATGTCCCGAGGGGAGATGCAGCAAAAACGGGACCACCCCTACCGTTTGGAAGAGGGCCGAGAGCGGAGAAGTTTGCGCCGGAGCCCTTCCCGGCTGATTCCAAGGAGGCGGGCAGCCTCGGATTTGTTCCCATTGGCGTAGGCGAGGGCCCGGGCGATGGCCTCCCGCTCAATGGCCTCCAGGTTGCAGGACACCGCGGAAGCTCCCACAGGGGGGACCTCGACCAGAGTGGAAAGGAGCGTCCGCCGTATCTCCTCGCTCAGCTCATCCGTCTGGATGGTAGACGACGCCGCAAGCGCCACGCATCGCTCCACTTCATTTCGGAGCTCCCGGACGTTTCCCGGCCAGTCGTAGGCCATAAGGAGCCGAAGGGCGTCGTCCGAGAAGGAGACGCGCCGCTTCCTCATGACGAGGCAGCAGGCGTCGGCGAAGAAGTTCACGAGGAGCGGGATGTCCTCCCGCCGCTCCCGAAGAGGCGGAAGGCGGAATTTGACGACGTTCAGACGGTAGTAGAGATCAGCGCGAAAACGTCCCGCTTCCACCTCCCCCTCGAGGTTTTTGTTGGTAGCGGCCACCACCCGCACGTCTACCCCTACAGGGTGGCGCCCTCCAATCCGCTCCACCTCCCGCTGCTCCAGCACCCGCAAAAGTTTTACCTGACTCGAGAGCGGCATATCGCCGATCTCGTCGAGGAAGAGCGTCCCCCGGTGGGCTTGCTCGATCCGTCCCACGCGCTGACTTACCCCTGTGGCCACGCCCTTCTCGATGCCAAAGAGCTCACTTTCCAGGAGGCTCTCCGGAAGGGCGGCGCAGTTCAAGGCCACGAAGGGGAACTCGGCCCTCGCGCTGTTGTAGTGAATGGCCTTGGCGACCACCTCCTTGCCTGTCCCTGTCTCGCCTTCGATGAGCACATTGAGGGGGGTGTCGGCGATTTTTTCGATGGAGGTGATGAGATGCTGCATGACAGGGGTATGGCCGATGATCTGCTGCGGAGCGAAGCGCTGCCGAAGGTTCTGCTTGAGGGAGCGGTTCTGCTGCTGAAGAAGGGCCTTTGCAGCCTCCAGCTCCCGATTGCTCTGCTGGAGGCGCTCAATGGTCTGGCGGAGCTTGAACTCCCGCGCCTCCACCTTGATGATCATCATCCCGAAGGATTCGGCGAGGGCGGAAATCTGCGGGGGATAGAGGCCCTCCTTGGTGAGTTCAAAAAGCGGCTGGGGATCCGGCCGCTTTCCCAAAGAGAGGTCGCGGGCGAGACGAATGAGCTCACGAAGGAGACTAGATGGTATTTTTCTTGCTTGAACCGACAAACCCTTCCCCATATCCTGCACCATAAGTTATATCTTTTGAAAATTATATTTGCTTTTTTTTGGATATAGTATAAACAAATGCAAATTGCAAAGTATTTCATGGAGAGAATTTTTAAAAAAATCTTGCTACTACGTTTTTCACCCCAGTCAAAGAGGGTCCTCTGGTATAGGGTTTTCTTGGACACCGAATTGGGATGAGAGAGACTCCCCACGAGGTGATTCATGAGCAAAGAAAACGACAAGGGAATGTCGGCCGTCTCCCCGGTAGAGGGAGGCCGTAGGCCGACTGGAACCGGGGAGACGAAGGCGGCTCCCAAGCGATTCTGGGCACAGCACAAGACCGATGCCGTCCTTCGGCTTCTGCGTGGCGAGGACATCGAGACGCTCAGTCGCGAACTCGGAGTGACGGCGGCCAAGATCTCACAATGGAGAGATACCTTTCTGGCCGGTGGCGCGGAGAGTCTCAAGAAACGCTCTCCGGCCGAGGAAGCCGAATACAAGCGCCTCAATGAGAAGATCGGCGAGCAGACCATGGAGATCGAACTGCTCCGCGAGAAGATTCGGCTCCTGGAGGCAAAGGACCCTTTGGGGTGGCGGAGGTCGAGGAAATGAGCCAGTCCTCCTCGCCCTCCACAGGTCAGAAGTACGGACTGGCGATGGTGTGCCGTGTTTGGGGCATCCCCAGATCGACGCATTACGCGCGCAAGGCTTCGGCTCAGAAGAGCGCGCCCGGCCGCAGAGGGCCTGTCGGATTCCATAGCGACGACGAATTGCTCGACCACATAGCCGCCTGCATCCAGAGTTCTCCTTTCACTGGCGAAGGGTACCGAAAAGTGTGGGCCAGATTGCGCTTCGATGGAATCAGGACTTCGCCTCGGCGGACGCTTCGTCTCATGCGGGAGAACAACCTGCTTGCAGTGCGAAACCCTGGCCGGCCTCGCGGCCCCAAGGCGCATGATGGGACGATCAAGACAGAGCGGGTGGATGCGATGTGGGGCACGGACATGACCACGACGATGACTGTGCGGGAGGGTAACGCATCGATCTTCCTGGCGGTGGACCACTGTTCTTTGGAATGTGTCGGCATTCATGCCGCCAAGTGCGGGACGCGTTTTGAAGCCCTGGAGCCCATTCGCCAGGGTGTACGCCACAGCTTTGGTGCCTTTGGCCCTGCGGTGGCTGAAGGCCTGACTCTGCGGCATGACAACGGCAGCCAGTACGTTTCCAGCGTGTTTCAAGAGGAGATTTCCTTTCTGGGTATTCAGAGTTCGCCGTCCTTCGTCAGAGAGCCCCAAGGCAACGGGATCGCGGAGCGGTTCGTTCGAACCCTGAAGGAGAACCTGCTCTGGATTCGGCGGTTCGACACGGTGGAGGAACTCCGCCTGGCTCTTTTGGAGTTCAAGGACACGTACAACCGGGAATGGATCATTGGGCGTCACGGCTACAAGACTCCAGCAGCGGTGCGGGCCATCCAGAAAGAGGCCGTAAACGTCGCAGCTTGATGAACAAAAAACGTGTCCAAAAAACCGTAGACCGATACAAGGGTAAAAAATGATCCAACTCACGCTTCCCGCAGAGCTCGAACGCCTCGGCACATTCCTTGAGATAATGGAGCGATTCGCTCATGATTTGGCCTTCCCTCCCGCAAGGGTCCACAAACTCATACTGATCCTGGAAGAAGCTCTCTTGAATATCGTCAACCACGCCTATGAGGAAAAAGGCGGCGAGGTGGAGGTTCGGTGTTGGGAGAAGGATGGCGCAATCACCATTGAGCTCAGGGACCAAGGACGTCCTTTCGATCCCCTCTCCGTACCTGAACCGAATCTCTCTAATGATGTGAAGGAGAGACCCATTGGGGGATTGGGCGTCTTCCTCATCCGCAAGATTGCGGATGATATGTCATACAGACGAGAAAATGGATTCAATATCTTCACTATAGTCTTTCAAAAAGAGAATAATCGTTAACTATGTGGATTTAAGCCATGCGATATGGATGGCTCTTTGGACTTTTTCTCACACTATTTACCGGTACTACTTGGAGTGCTGAGATCACTTTTCTTCCTCAATGGGTGCCGCAGGCTCAATTCGCAGGCTATTATATGGCACTCCATACCGGAATCTACGATCGCTACGGCCTTCATGTCACCATCCTCGATGGCGGGCCGGACAAGCCGCCGGATGCGTTCCTCACCGAGGGTCGCGTCGACGCCGCCACACTCTGGCTTGCCCAGGGGATCTTTCTGCGCAGCCATGGAGTGCCACTCGTCAATCTCGCCCAGATTGTTCAGCATTCGGCCCTCATGCTGGTGGGGAGAAAGGCCTCGATGGACACCGGGGGGATCAAAGCGTTACAAGGAAAGCGCGTGAGCCTCTGGGGCGGAGTGTTCTCGGTACCGGCGCAGGCGCTTTTCAAAAAGCACCATCTTACCGTCAAAGCGCTCCCCCAAGGTTTCTCGGTGAATCTCTTTCTCCAGGGGCTGGTCGACGTGACATCAGCCATGTGGTATAATGAATATTATAAAATCTTGCTCTCAGGGCTAGACCCTGAAGAACTCACGACTTTCCCGTTCCGGGACATGGGATTCGACTTCCCCGAAGACGGCATCTATGTTCTGGAGAAAACGTTCGAAGAAAATCCGGAGGTATGGCGGGCCTTTGTGGCGGCCTCCCTGGAGGGATGGCTGTACGCCTTCGCCCACCCCGAAGAGACACTCGATGTGATCATGGCGAACCTCCTGCGGGTGCACGTGCCTGCAAGCCGCGTGCATCAGCGGTGGATGCTCGACCGAATGCGGGACATCATCCTTCCTTCCCATGGTGACGGAGAAATGGGAGTGCTGAAGGCGAATGCCTATGAAAACGTTGCGAGAACATTGCAACAACTTGATATAATTAATTACATTCCTTCATACAATGAACTATATCGCGGAAAGAAAGAAGATGAAAAAGTACGATAGAAGCATTCAATTTAAATTCATTATAGCGATACTTTTCAGTTGTGGATTGCTGTTCACAGGAATTTTCCTGGTAAATTACTTCTATTCTCGGAATATCATAAAGGATTTGATCCAAAGAGACGCTGCCCATCTTGCCCTTGCCACGGTGAAAAGGATTGAACTTATCCTCTACGGTTTAGAGAAAGTGGCCATGAACGCCGCCGCAGAGTTGGCAGAAAAAACGGTGGATGAGGAAGCACACGAGATGATCCGCAGAATAGTAGACCACAATGGTGAAATTTATGGAATGACCCTGGCAAATGACCCATCAATCACAGCCGGGACATTCTCTGCGCCGTACTGGTATCGAGGCGAACAGGGACTGCACTTCCGGTACCTCACGTACGACTACACCGTCTCCGATTGGTACATCATCCCTAAAGAGATGGGGAAACCCCAGTGGTCGGAGCCCTACTTCGACGTAGGGGGCGGCGAGTGCCTCATGACGACATACTCCGTGCCTTTCTATCGCCAAGTGAAGGGGGAGAAAGTCTTTGCCGGTGTGGTTACGGCCGATGTCTCTCTCACGTGGCTCCGAGAGATCCTCTCCTCCATCACCATTGGGAAAACCGGCTACATCTTCATCATAAGCCGAAACGGCACCTTCATTTCCCATCCTGATGAACGCCTCATCATGAACGAGTCCATCTTCTCCGTCGCCGAGGCGAGGAACGATGCTGCGCTCCGGGACATCGGCAAACGAATGATCCGGGGAGAAAAGGGCAATGGGGCGTTGCAGGATTGGACGAACGGTGCCGACAGTTGGATCGTCTTTCATCCCTTTCCTCTGGCGGGATGGTCTTTGGGGATAGTTCTGCCAAAGAGCGAGCTCCTGGGAGACCTTTCGAAACTCAGCCACATGGTGGTGGTGCTCGGTGTAGGGGGGATGCTCCTCCTCCTGGTGGTGACCGTCCTCATCGGGAGATCCATTACCCGACCTCTTTTGGGGCTCACGCGCTCCGTTGAGCGCATCGCCGAGGGAGACCTCGACGCGCCGCTTCCCGTCATCTCCTCGCGGGATGAAATCGCCCGTCTCGCCACTTCCTTTGCCCACATGCAAAAGTCCCTCAAGCATTATATCAAGGAACTTGCCCAGACCATCTCTGAAAAGGAACGCATCGAAAGCGAACTCACCATCGCCCGGGAAATCCAGATGGGGATCCTCCCCAAGGTCTTCCCTCCCTTTCCCGAACGGAAGGAGTTCGACATCTACGCCCGACTCCAGCCGGCACGGGAAGTGGGCGGGGATTTCTACGACTTTTTCTTCACGGACAAAGATCACTTTTGGGTCGTCATCGGAGATGTATCGGGGAAAGGTGTACCGGCGTCTCTCTTCATGGCGGTCACGAGGACCCTTCTCAAGGCAAAGGCGGAAGGTGCTTCCTCCCCTGGAGCGGTACTCGATGTGGTGAATCGAGATCTCAGCGCAGACAACCCTTCCCTCATGTTCGTCACCATCTTCCTCGGGATGCTCGATTGCCGCACTGGTCTCTTCACTTATGCCAATGGCGGCCATAATCCTCCCTACCTCCTGCGCCCTGGCGAGGATCCCCAGCCGCTTCTTTCCACAAAAGGCTTGGCACTGGGCGTGCAAGGGAGGTTCCAATACCGGGAGAACACGCTCACTTTGAAGGCGGACGATGCCCTTCTTTTCTACACGGATGGCGTGACAGAGGC
It encodes the following:
- the sctW gene encoding type III secretion system gatekeeper subunit SctW, with translation MVERIVTEGRLPGDIPKGDVGESLPKEGVFEGRQVTVVADALSLIADAAEELTFEAAETVEKKVEERRVEKERPSELIQKIAKLQAMVPDLDKDKLATWLRRIGQNPPMSSRELMDSLREVFKEVSHQHLALELLEESSGENAELQALAREAKAALEAQSGPSIRAGRNVSTAASEYASRGLGETGELRDFYRETVLRYEGATETFRAVAERFPGQSLPEAVAFLIRAVGNDLHARGPSIEPEELRAILNDLYHLESLANLHQSCEQLLQRTRRGFGIASTLDPRELLGEFLTLKDKQWISESDVLAVVKKTGIEDPSARIYFLQGFLDFVRQAPLKLFPNSEGRLMLITKMQEALDRCIEEEA
- a CDS encoding sigma-54 dependent transcriptional regulator, with product MGKRPDPQPLFELTKEGLYPPQISALAESFGMMIIKVEAREFKLRQTIERLQQSNRELEAAKALLQQQNRSLKQNLRQRFAPQQIIGHTPVMQHLITSIEKIADTPLNVLIEGETGTGKEVVAKAIHYNSARAEFPFVALNCAALPESLLESELFGIEKGVATGVSQRVGRIEQAHRGTLFLDEIGDMPLSSQVKLLRVLEQREVERIGGRHPVGVDVRVVAATNKNLEGEVEAGRFRADLYYRLNVVKFRLPPLRERREDIPLLVNFFADACCLVMRKRRVSFSDDALRLLMAYDWPGNVRELRNEVERCVALAASSTIQTDELSEEIRRTLLSTLVEVPPVGASAVSCNLEAIEREAIARALAYANGNKSEAARLLGISREGLRRKLLRSRPSSKR
- a CDS encoding ATP-binding protein; translation: MIQLTLPAELERLGTFLEIMERFAHDLAFPPARVHKLILILEEALLNIVNHAYEEKGGEVEVRCWEKDGAITIELRDQGRPFDPLSVPEPNLSNDVKERPIGGLGVFLIRKIADDMSYRRENGFNIFTIVFQKENNR
- a CDS encoding ABC transporter substrate-binding protein, which codes for MRYGWLFGLFLTLFTGTTWSAEITFLPQWVPQAQFAGYYMALHTGIYDRYGLHVTILDGGPDKPPDAFLTEGRVDAATLWLAQGIFLRSHGVPLVNLAQIVQHSALMLVGRKASMDTGGIKALQGKRVSLWGGVFSVPAQALFKKHHLTVKALPQGFSVNLFLQGLVDVTSAMWYNEYYKILLSGLDPEELTTFPFRDMGFDFPEDGIYVLEKTFEENPEVWRAFVAASLEGWLYAFAHPEETLDVIMANLLRVHVPASRVHQRWMLDRMRDIILPSHGDGEMGVLKANAYENVARTLQQLDIINYIPSYNELYRGKKEDEKVR
- a CDS encoding SpoIIE family protein phosphatase, translating into MKKYDRSIQFKFIIAILFSCGLLFTGIFLVNYFYSRNIIKDLIQRDAAHLALATVKRIELILYGLEKVAMNAAAELAEKTVDEEAHEMIRRIVDHNGEIYGMTLANDPSITAGTFSAPYWYRGEQGLHFRYLTYDYTVSDWYIIPKEMGKPQWSEPYFDVGGGECLMTTYSVPFYRQVKGEKVFAGVVTADVSLTWLREILSSITIGKTGYIFIISRNGTFISHPDERLIMNESIFSVAEARNDAALRDIGKRMIRGEKGNGALQDWTNGADSWIVFHPFPLAGWSLGIVLPKSELLGDLSKLSHMVVVLGVGGMLLLLVVTVLIGRSITRPLLGLTRSVERIAEGDLDAPLPVISSRDEIARLATSFAHMQKSLKHYIKELAQTISEKERIESELTIAREIQMGILPKVFPPFPERKEFDIYARLQPAREVGGDFYDFFFTDKDHFWVVIGDVSGKGVPASLFMAVTRTLLKAKAEGASSPGAVLDVVNRDLSADNPSLMFVTIFLGMLDCRTGLFTYANGGHNPPYLLRPGEDPQPLLSTKGLALGVQGRFQYRENTLTLKADDALLFYTDGVTEAVNAPGELFSSHRLQCLLAKNETRSPLETVGLVVKEIEAFAGETPQADDITVMVIRFRGQGTAMMDAPAPGE